A single region of the Epinephelus fuscoguttatus linkage group LG14, E.fuscoguttatus.final_Chr_v1 genome encodes:
- the bsdc1 gene encoding BSD domain-containing protein 1, which yields MAEGEGWWGGWLQQSFQAVKDKSSEALEFIKRDLTEFSTVVQHDTTCSIVATATAVRNKLAVEGSSETTEKVKKSLSSFLGVITDTLAPPPDKTIDCDVITLVATPAGTTEVYDSSKARLYSLQADPATYCNEPDGPPEQFDNWLSSFSLEDKKGEISELLVNSPSIRALYTKMVPAAVAHSEFWQRYFYRVFQLDQEEARRVALKQRAEQTTHTETLGWEEEEEDDFIGATSSSQLNFTPPLENSSTQLPTTSTAPTGTTLLSPVLSPSEERDNTLSVSSDSVSLPTQVEVRPEPVATELAKKLTEASLEDVADKTREEQKPGKSDLPLEAQVEAVTQPEVTVDGASARPSAPTSKPEAAKEEGPQDLRVFELNSDSGKSTPSNNGKKGSSTDVSEDWEKDFDLDMTEEEVQMALSKIEASGELDEDWENWD from the exons ATGGCTGAAGG AGAAGGCTGGTGGGGAGGCTGGCTTCAGCAGAGCTTCCAGGCCGTCAAAGACAAG TCATCTGAGGCCTTAGAATTCATAAAGCGAGATCTGACAGAGTTCTCCACTGTGGTGCAACATGACACAACCTGCTCAATTGTGGCTACAGCCACTGCTGTCAGGAACAAGCTTGCG GTGGAAGGTTCCTCTGAGACCACAGAAAAGGTGAAGAAAAGCCTGTCTAGTTTCTTAGGGGTGATAACAGACACGCTTGCTCCACCCCCTGATAAAACCATTGATTGTGATGTAATCACATTGGTGGCAACTCCAGCTGGAACTACAGAGGTCTATGACAGTTCTAAG GCGCGTCTCTACAGTTTGCAAGCTGACCCTGCCACATACTGCAATGAGCCTGATG GTCCCCCAGAGCAGTTTGACAACTGGCTGTCCAGCTTCAGTTTGGAAGACAAGAAAGGAGAAATCTCAGAGCTCCTGGTTAACAGTCCATCTATACGAGCCCTTTACACCAAAATG gTGCCAGCAGCTGTAGCTCATTCAGAATTCTGGCAGAGGTATTTTTACAGAGTCTTCCAATTGGACCag GAGGAGGCGAGGAGAGTGGCGTTGAAGCAGAGGGCAGAGCAgactacacacacagagaccctgggctgggaggaggaggaggagg ATGACTTCATTGGCGCCACATCATCATCTCAACTCAACTTCACACCCCCGTTGGAAAACAGCTCAACCCAGCTGCCCACAACCTCGACAGCTCCCACAGGAACGACTCTGCTGAGCCCCGTCCTGTCTCCCAGCGAAGAACGCGACAACACGCTCTCAGTCAGCAGCGACAGCGTCAGCCTGCCAACGCAGGTGGAAGTGCGGCCAGAGCCTGTTGCCACAGAGCTGGCCAAGAAGCTGACGGAAGCTAGCTTGGAAGATGTTGCAGACAAGACACGAGAAGAGCAAAAGCCTGGAAAGAGTGACTTACCTCTTGAGGCTCAAGTGGAAGCTGTAACCCAGCCAGAGGTCACTGTCGACGGGGCGTCAGCACGGCCTTCTGCCCCCACCTCTAAACCAGAAGCAGCAAAAGAGGAGGGGCCGCAGGACCTGAGAGTGTTCGAGCTTAACTCTGACAGTGGCAAATCTACGCCCTCTAACAATGGCAAGAAAG GGTCCAGCACCGATGTGAGTGAGGACTGGGAGAAAGACTTTGACCTGGACATGACTGAAGAAGAAGTACAAATGGCACTCTCTAAAATAGAAGCTTCTGGAGAG TTGGACGAAGACTGGGAGAACTGGGACTGA
- the olig4 gene encoding oligodendrocyte transcription factor 4, producing MDSDSGSICSRSSSPDLVVDDSAGSFFSNKMFQTYCQENRADSEASQGRMKRCSGGGKTKNRSELNKDEVQDLRLKVNSRERKRMHDLNQAMDGLREVMPYAHGPSVRKLSKISTLLLARNYILMLSSSLEEMKKLVGDVYGGSAAAQSRTAAHSAITPAAPTALHPLHPLAQSLHSLVASTPSALQHHSPSPAAAPAPHSPPSTSFLGFHAPVQGLLKDPLHLASSYRHFPGMPCPCSLCQPLPTTTSTLHSLSMTK from the coding sequence ATGGATTCCGACTCTGGCTCCATCTGCAGCCGCTCCTCGTCCCCAGACCTGGTGGTGGACGACTCTGCTGGGAGCTTCTTCTCCAACAAGATGTTCCAGACATACTGCCAAGAAAACAGAGCAGACAGCGAGGCCAGCCAGGGCAGGATGAAGCGCTGCAGTGGGGGCGGTAAGACCAAGAACAGGTCTGAGCTCAACAAGGATGAGGTGCAAGACCTGAGACTGAAAGTCAACAGCCGGGAGAGGAAAAGGATGCATGATCTGAACCAGGCCATGGATGGGCTGAGAGAGGTCATGCCCTACGCTCATGGACCTTCAGTTCGCAAGCTGTCAAAAATTTCCACCTTGCTGTTAGCTCGCAACTACATCCTCATGCTGTCCAGCTCCTTGGAGGAGATGAAGAAGTTGGTGGGGGATGTTTATGGCGGCAGTGCTGCCGCCCAGAGCCGCACCGCTGCCCACTCCGCTATCACCCCTGCAGCCCCCACTGCCCTCCACCCTCTGCATCCTCTGGCCCAGTCTCTGCACTCTCTTGTGGCCAGCACGCCCTCAGCTCTCCAGCATCACTCACCTTCTCCTGCTGCAGCCCCAGCCCCGCACTCTCCTCCATCCACCAGCTTTCTGGGTTTTCACGCTCCAGTCCAGGGCCTTCTGAAGGACCCCCTGCACCTAGCCAGCTCCTACAGGCACTTCCCCGGCATGCCCTGCCCCTGTTCACTCTGCCAGCCTTTGCCCACCACTACCTCCACATTACACAGCCTGTCTATGACCAAGTGA